One genomic region from Granulimonas faecalis encodes:
- the cysS gene encoding cysteine--tRNA ligase → MLVYNTQTHRKEELVPVEPGHISMYVCGPTVYDQIHIGNGRTFLAFDVIRRYLVYKGYQVRFAQNLTDVDDKIIQRANEEGVTAAELARTYSDAFIEQMGRLNVLAPDIRPRATQEIDAMVSMISGLIDQGNAYAVPSGDVYFSVRSCETYGRVSGRNVDELLVGARIEENSDKRDPLDFALWKAAKPGEPSWESPWGEGRPGWHTECAAMVHRYLGTPIDIHGGGSDLVFPHHENESAQACCRWHEPLANLWMHTGMLRVDGEKMSKSLGNFHTLKEVLDRYPADAVRLLMLQTHYRSSLDFSFERLDGCVGALERLRTTARNLRWAAENSDGSSCGGDAAQALSDAIDAARDGFTSAMDDDFNTSSALAAVFSLANQANAYLDAAGAGACTSTLLRASDTLVELLEVLGLESVRPQADPLPAGLVDVARDLVGFDGDDVDGAVAALVDARAAARAAKDWARADAIRDAVSDLGLVVEDTQAGTRITRQEGGR, encoded by the coding sequence GTTACCTCGTCTACAAGGGCTACCAGGTGCGCTTCGCGCAGAACCTGACCGACGTCGACGACAAGATCATCCAGCGCGCGAACGAGGAGGGCGTCACCGCCGCCGAGCTCGCCCGCACCTACTCCGACGCCTTCATCGAGCAGATGGGGCGCCTCAACGTGCTGGCCCCCGACATCCGGCCCCGCGCCACCCAGGAGATCGACGCCATGGTCTCCATGATCTCGGGCCTCATCGACCAGGGCAACGCCTACGCCGTGCCCTCGGGCGACGTGTACTTCTCCGTGCGCAGCTGCGAGACCTACGGCCGCGTCTCGGGCCGCAACGTCGACGAGCTGCTCGTGGGCGCCCGCATCGAGGAGAACTCCGACAAGCGCGACCCCCTCGACTTCGCCCTCTGGAAGGCGGCCAAACCCGGCGAGCCCAGCTGGGAGTCGCCGTGGGGCGAGGGGCGCCCCGGTTGGCACACCGAGTGCGCCGCCATGGTCCACCGCTACCTCGGCACACCCATCGACATCCACGGCGGCGGCTCCGACCTCGTGTTCCCGCACCACGAGAACGAGAGCGCCCAGGCCTGCTGCCGCTGGCACGAGCCGCTGGCCAACCTGTGGATGCACACGGGCATGCTCCGCGTCGACGGCGAGAAGATGAGCAAGTCGCTCGGCAACTTCCACACGCTCAAGGAGGTCCTCGACCGCTACCCGGCCGACGCCGTGCGCCTCCTCATGCTCCAGACCCACTACCGCTCGTCGCTCGACTTCTCGTTCGAGCGCCTCGACGGCTGCGTGGGCGCGCTGGAGCGCCTGCGCACCACGGCGAGGAACCTGCGCTGGGCGGCCGAGAACTCCGACGGCTCCAGCTGCGGCGGCGACGCCGCCCAGGCCCTGTCCGACGCCATCGACGCCGCCCGCGACGGCTTCACCTCGGCCATGGACGACGACTTCAACACGTCCTCGGCCCTCGCCGCCGTCTTCTCCCTCGCCAACCAGGCCAACGCCTACCTCGACGCCGCCGGGGCGGGGGCGTGCACCTCCACGCTGCTGCGCGCCTCCGACACCCTCGTGGAGCTCCTCGAGGTGCTCGGCCTGGAGAGCGTCCGGCCTCAGGCCGACCCGCTGCCCGCCGGGCTCGTGGACGTGGCCCGCGACCTCGTGGGCTTCGACGGCGACGACGTCGACGGCGCCGTGGCGGCCCTCGTGGACGCCCGCGCCGCGGCCCGCGCCGCGAAGGACTGGGCGCGCGCCGACGCCATCCGCGATGCCGTCTCGGACCTCGGCCTCGTGGTGGAGGACACCCAGGCCGGCACCCGCATCACCCGTCAGGAAGGGGGGCGCTGA
- the rlmB gene encoding 23S rRNA (guanosine(2251)-2'-O)-methyltransferase RlmB, whose amino-acid sequence MASKNQGPRGQQGNGQQGRRGRGRGQAPRAWSSEDGRQWRGRDGRKAGLAGKAGPQAPKAPKGDRRRGAQGKGSPQAARRQPRAEERVLVEGRRAVDEALAAGVPVRRAHIALNKGSQDPKLARLAATFEADGVEVDICSKARLDAMSSHGAHQGVVVELDDFPYADLEDVVAAAGDGDALVLVLDHVTDEGNFGAIVRSAEVAGAAGVVIPKARAASVGVGAYKTSAGAVLHVPIARVSNLATAVDRLKEAGFWAGAATEHAEQDVWDAPLGGRFCLVMGNEQTGVSRLLLDRCDFSCRLPQRGRVESLNVAQAATVMAYEWMRRLREAGREGGVDRG is encoded by the coding sequence ATGGCGTCCAAGAACCAGGGCCCCAGGGGCCAGCAGGGCAACGGGCAGCAGGGGAGGCGCGGCCGGGGCCGTGGCCAGGCCCCCCGCGCCTGGAGCAGCGAGGACGGCCGCCAGTGGAGGGGCCGCGACGGCCGCAAGGCGGGCCTCGCCGGCAAGGCGGGCCCTCAGGCGCCCAAGGCCCCCAAGGGGGACCGCCGCAGGGGTGCCCAGGGCAAGGGGAGCCCGCAGGCCGCCCGCCGGCAGCCGCGTGCCGAGGAGCGCGTGCTCGTGGAGGGCCGCCGCGCCGTCGACGAGGCCCTTGCCGCCGGCGTGCCCGTGAGGCGCGCCCACATCGCCCTCAACAAGGGCAGCCAGGACCCCAAGCTCGCCCGGCTCGCCGCCACCTTCGAGGCCGACGGCGTGGAGGTGGACATCTGCTCCAAGGCCCGCCTCGACGCCATGTCGAGTCACGGCGCCCATCAGGGCGTGGTCGTGGAGCTCGATGACTTCCCCTACGCCGACCTCGAGGACGTCGTGGCGGCCGCCGGCGACGGCGACGCGCTCGTGCTCGTGCTCGACCATGTGACCGACGAGGGCAACTTCGGCGCCATCGTGCGCTCCGCCGAGGTCGCGGGCGCCGCCGGCGTCGTGATCCCCAAGGCCCGCGCCGCCTCCGTGGGCGTGGGGGCCTACAAGACGTCGGCCGGGGCCGTGCTCCACGTGCCGATCGCGCGCGTCTCCAACCTCGCCACGGCGGTGGACCGCCTCAAGGAGGCCGGGTTCTGGGCCGGCGCGGCCACCGAGCACGCCGAGCAGGACGTCTGGGACGCGCCGCTCGGCGGTCGCTTCTGCCTGGTCATGGGCAACGAGCAGACCGGCGTGAGCCGCCTGCTCCTCGACCGCTGCGACTTCTCGTGCCGCCTGCCCCAGCGCGGCCGCGTGGAGTCGCTCAACGTGGCCCAGGCCGCCACGGTCATGGCCTACGAGTGGATGCGGCGCCTCCGGGAGGCCGGCCGCGAGGGGGGCGTCGACCGTGGTTAA
- a CDS encoding NYN domain-containing protein, with protein sequence MVKGAPRALLVVDGYNVLFADPRYQDLFDEPDGSVPERLGTDPFGRAREALLADVAAYAQHEYEAVIVYDGANNRGEHRPETRRGGVREVFSRRGVSADTVIEGLVTEARDSGRRVTVVTSDGTIQATVEGPGVTRVSSRMLVHEVAAMNRSIEREREERTWSRMSLEDRLDPETAAKLNALLGRRV encoded by the coding sequence GTGGTTAAGGGGGCCCCTCGGGCCCTCCTCGTGGTGGACGGCTACAACGTGCTCTTCGCCGACCCCCGCTACCAGGACCTCTTCGACGAGCCCGACGGCTCCGTGCCCGAGCGCCTCGGCACCGACCCGTTCGGCCGCGCCCGCGAGGCGCTCCTGGCCGACGTCGCCGCCTACGCCCAGCACGAGTACGAGGCCGTCATCGTCTACGACGGCGCCAACAATCGCGGGGAGCACCGCCCCGAGACGAGGCGCGGCGGCGTGCGGGAGGTCTTCTCCCGCAGGGGCGTCTCGGCGGACACCGTCATCGAGGGGCTTGTGACCGAGGCGCGCGACTCCGGCCGCCGGGTCACGGTGGTCACCTCCGACGGCACGATCCAGGCCACGGTGGAGGGGCCGGGCGTCACCCGCGTGTCGAGCCGTATGCTCGTGCACGAGGTGGCGGCCATGAACCGGTCCATCGAGCGGGAGCGCGAGGAGCGCACGTGGTCCCGCATGAGCCTGGAGGACCGCCTGGACCCCGAGACGGCGGCCAAGCTCAACGCACTGCTCGGGCGCCGGGTCTAA